The genome window TTTGTCGGCGTGGGCCGGGGCGATGAAAAGCGGGGTGAGGACAACGCTGAGGGCTACGGCCAATGCAGGGTTTTTCATAAATGCCTCGCTGTCGAATAAATGCGGTGAGATATCGTATTGAGGATTTCGTATACGATATTAGATAAGCAATCGGCATGCCTGTTTCGGGTTGAGTCGCAGTAATTGTGTGGGAGGACTGACCTAGAGGCTTTCCAGGCGGGCGGTGGCGTATGAGGGCAGGGTGCTACGTTGGCCTGTGGTGTTACAGATGGGAGCAGCCACGGGATCCGACGCCCCATCAGGGAACATGGATCAGCGCTGATTCTCGCGATATTGGCTGGGCGACAGGCTGGTCAGGGCGCGGAACTGGCGACTGAAGGCGCTGTGATCGGTGTAACCGCAGCGCAGGGCGATCTCGGTGATCGGCAGGTCCTGGTCGAGCAACAGCCGCGAGGCTTCCTCCAACCTTGCCTTGTGAATCATCTGCCGTGGTGTGAGTTGGAAGATGCGCTTGCAGTGCCGTTCCAGTTGCGCCACCGACAATTCGGCGATGGCGGTCAGCTCGGCAAGGCTGATGGGGCGGGCGAAGTGCTGCTTGATATGGGCGTCCACCGCCGCCAGTTTGTGAAACGCCGGATGGCTCGATTGCGGCAGTTGCAGGTCGCGGGAAATGCCGGCCAGGCCGACGATCCGGCCCTCCGGATCGTGCAGGGCGAGCTTGTGGGTCAGGCACCATACGGGCTGGTTGCCGTAATACAAATGCAGTTCGAGCTGGTCGGCCAACTCCCGCCCGCTGGCCAGCACCCGGCGATCCTGTTCGGTGTACAGCGGGCCGAAGCGTTCGGGGAACACCTGGTCGGCGGTGAGGCCGAGCAGGTCGCTGCGGTGTTTGAAGCCGCAACGCCGGGCCAGGGTCTGGTTGACGAAGGCGTAGCGGGCCTGCGGGTCCTTGATGAAAAACACCACGTCCGCGAGGGTGTCCAGCAGCGGGGCGATGGGCTGCAGGCTGCGCAGCAGGGTGTCGAGGTCGCAAGGGGCTAGGGCGGTGAGCGAGGGGTACATGGCCGGCGTCGTCTTTTTTGTGGGGCGATGGCGCAGTGTCAGTTGAAAATGTGCTGCCTGTCACGCCGCCTTCGCGAGCAGGCTCGCTCCCACATTGGGGGCCGCGGCGTCTCCTGCGAACCTTCTGTGGGAGCGAGCTTGCTCGCGATGGCGTCAGTGCATCCGACATCGATGCAAGCTGACCCACCGCTATCGCGAGCAAGCTCACTCCCACAGGGGATTGGGGTGAGTGCAGATCGGTCAGGTGGGCGGGGTTTCTGCCAGGTTCAGCAAGGTCTCGATCCGCGCCGGGCTGAAGGGCGGGCGCGGCAGGGGCGCAGTCCAGCCGAACAGGTGTTCCAGGGCGGCGCCGCACACTCGGCCCTGGCAGGCGCCCATGCCGCAGCGGCTGGCCAGTTTCGCTTCGCGCCAGTTGGCATGGCCGGCCAGTTCGCCATACGGCACGTCCTCGCAGCGGCAGACCAGGGTGTCCGCCGTGGCCAGGGTCTTGAGTCGTGGATCGAGGGCGAAGGCCGTGTTCAAGGCCCGGGCGAACCCCTGCCAACGTGCGCGACGGGGCCACAGCTGTTGGGCGGCGGTGCTATTGCCGACGGCGGCATGGCCGGCGATGGTGCCTTCCACCAGCGCCAGTTCGCTGCCGCCGAAACCGGTGCACTCACCGGCGGCGTAATGTTCGCGGCGAGAGGTGGCTTGCCACGCGTCCACCGCCAGCGCCTGGTCTTCGACCGCGCAGCCCAGGGCCTGGCCCAACTGGGTATTGGGAATGAGCCCGAAACCGCAGGCGAGCCGATCGCAGGCCAATTCAATCGTCTTGCCTTGCTGTTGCAGGCGCACGCCCTCCAGCCGGTCCCGGCCGAGGGCTTCCACCACATGGGTGTCGGTGCGGTAGTGCCGGTCGAACAGACTGAACGATTGGAAAAGCTTCCCCGGCCAGCGTGGCAATTGCGCGGCGAAACCGACGACGGCGCCGCGACGGGCCTGCTCGGCGATGCGTACCACCTGTGCGCCCTGATGTTTTGCCGTGGCGGCGCTGGCCAGCAGCAAGGGGCCGCTACCGGCGATGACCAACCGTTCGCCGCGCACTGGCAAGCCGCCCTTGATCAACGCCTGCAACCCGCCGGCGCCGGTCACGCCGGGCAGTGTCCAGCCGGGAAACGGCAGCAGCAGCTCACGGGCACCCGTGCAGAGGATCAAGCGCTCGTAGCTGATCTGCCAGCCGCGCTCGGCATCTTCCACCAGCAAGGTTTTATCCGCCGCGCAGGCGATTACGCGAGTACCGGCATGGCAGCGTACGTTGGCGCAGGTGTGCAGTTGATCGCGCAGGCGTCGGGCGGCGGCGGGCAGGTTGGCCTGGGGGCCGTCGCGCCAGATCTGCCCGCCGGGCAGCGGGTTGTCGTCCAGCAGCACGATGCGTGCACCGCTGCTTGCCGCGGCGAGGGCAGCGGCCATGCCCGCGGGGCCGGCGCCGATGATCAGCAGGTCGGTGGTTTCGTTCATGGTCGGGTCTGCACATGCATGCCATCGAGGCACAAGGTCTGGCAGGCCAGGCGGCGCCGGCCATCGATCAACACCCGGCACTCCTGGCAGATGCCCATGCCGCACAAGGGCGCCCGTCGCTGGCCGCTGACCGAGGTGCGGCTGCAACCGTCCGCGCCCAGCGCCAATGCCGCCGCGACGCTGGTGCCGTTGGCCACTGACAAGGGGTGGCCGTCGAGGAATAGATCAGGCATAGGAACAATCCCCCAAGGGTAAATGGATATCAGCACCAAACGCCCATCCCGTGGCGAGGGAGCTTGCTCCCGCTGGGGCGCGCAGCGGCCCCGACAACGATCTGACAACTCGGTGTGTCGGGCCAATCCAGGGGACTGCTGCGCCATCCAGCGGGAGCAAGCTCCCTCGCCACAAGAACTTGTGTCGGGCTTCAGGCATGGGCCGGCTCTCCAAGGAAACGCTGCGGCAGGTAAGCTTGAGGCGCCAGCGGCGAGGTTTCGTCGAACAGCTGGGCCACCAGCAAGTCGGCCGTCGCGGGCGCAGTGGTGACGCCCAGGCCTTCGTGACCGACCGCCAGCCACAGCCCCTTGCGCTGTGGATGTTGCCCCACCAGCGGCAAGCCGTCGGGGCTCGCCGCGCGAAAACCGGTCCAGGCCCTGATGCCGTTCAGATGCGCCAACCCTGGCATGTATTCGACGGCGCGCT of Pseudomonas fluorescens contains these proteins:
- a CDS encoding AraC family transcriptional regulator, yielding MYPSLTALAPCDLDTLLRSLQPIAPLLDTLADVVFFIKDPQARYAFVNQTLARRCGFKHRSDLLGLTADQVFPERFGPLYTEQDRRVLASGRELADQLELHLYYGNQPVWCLTHKLALHDPEGRIVGLAGISRDLQLPQSSHPAFHKLAAVDAHIKQHFARPISLAELTAIAELSVAQLERHCKRIFQLTPRQMIHKARLEEASRLLLDQDLPITEIALRCGYTDHSAFSRQFRALTSLSPSQYRENQR
- a CDS encoding NAD(P)/FAD-dependent oxidoreductase; this translates as MNETTDLLIIGAGPAGMAAALAAASSGARIVLLDDNPLPGGQIWRDGPQANLPAAARRLRDQLHTCANVRCHAGTRVIACAADKTLLVEDAERGWQISYERLILCTGARELLLPFPGWTLPGVTGAGGLQALIKGGLPVRGERLVIAGSGPLLLASAATAKHQGAQVVRIAEQARRGAVVGFAAQLPRWPGKLFQSFSLFDRHYRTDTHVVEALGRDRLEGVRLQQQGKTIELACDRLACGFGLIPNTQLGQALGCAVEDQALAVDAWQATSRREHYAAGECTGFGGSELALVEGTIAGHAAVGNSTAAQQLWPRRARWQGFARALNTAFALDPRLKTLATADTLVCRCEDVPYGELAGHANWREAKLASRCGMGACQGRVCGAALEHLFGWTAPLPRPPFSPARIETLLNLAETPPT
- a CDS encoding 2Fe-2S iron-sulfur cluster-binding protein translates to MPDLFLDGHPLSVANGTSVAAALALGADGCSRTSVSGQRRAPLCGMGICQECRVLIDGRRRLACQTLCLDGMHVQTRP